From the genome of Mesorhizobium japonicum MAFF 303099, one region includes:
- a CDS encoding transglutaminase family protein, with product MLYDIRLHLHYDYAAAAGGGRHQIRVLPSTISGVQRVIAASLSFTPAPNERSDFSDFFGNNVTSIAFRDAHDALDIRMSARVSVSRPEPGLDVSPDIGRLRQELAAVRSLASASPHHFLAGSAHSGIDAAITSYAHDSVGTSAAGTAMNLCNRIHRDFTYDGEATTVRTRASDAFKLKRGVCQDFSHIMIAGLRGLGIPAGYVSGFLRTIPPKGKPRLEGADAMHAWVKVWCGRDAGWQEFDPTNGMRASNDHITVGYGRDYSDVAPIVGVLKTTGGQVGEQAVDVIPVALEKV from the coding sequence ATGCTTTACGACATCAGGCTTCATCTCCATTACGATTATGCAGCGGCGGCGGGCGGCGGCCGCCACCAGATCCGCGTGCTGCCATCGACGATATCGGGCGTGCAGCGCGTCATTGCGGCGTCCCTGTCATTCACGCCGGCGCCGAACGAGCGTTCGGATTTCTCGGATTTTTTCGGCAACAACGTCACTTCGATCGCCTTTCGCGACGCGCATGACGCGCTCGACATCAGGATGAGCGCCCGCGTTTCGGTGTCGCGGCCCGAGCCTGGGCTCGACGTGTCGCCCGATATCGGGCGGCTGCGGCAGGAACTGGCCGCGGTGCGGTCGCTGGCGTCAGCCTCGCCGCACCATTTTCTGGCGGGAAGCGCTCACTCCGGCATCGATGCGGCGATCACCTCCTATGCGCATGACAGCGTCGGCACCTCGGCCGCCGGTACGGCGATGAATCTGTGCAATCGCATCCATCGCGATTTCACCTATGACGGCGAGGCGACCACGGTGCGGACCCGGGCCAGCGATGCCTTCAAGCTGAAGCGCGGCGTCTGCCAGGATTTTTCGCACATCATGATCGCGGGCTTGCGCGGGCTCGGCATTCCGGCCGGCTATGTCAGCGGCTTCCTGCGCACCATCCCACCCAAGGGCAAGCCGCGGCTGGAAGGCGCCGACGCCATGCATGCCTGGGTCAAGGTCTGGTGCGGGCGTGACGCCGGCTGGCAGGAGTTCGACCCGACCAACGGCATGCGGGCCAGCAACGACCATATCACCGTCGGCTACGGCCGCGACTATTCCGACGTCGCGCCGATCGTCGGCGTGCTGAAAACCACCGGCGGACAGGTCGGCGAGCAGGCTGTCGACGTCATTCCGGTCGCGCTCGAGAAGGTATGA
- a CDS encoding circularly permuted type 2 ATP-grasp protein codes for MAKGNHKRIRGKPQIHSLLEHYQPIDGVVDEMVDAAGNPRPVWKHFIEALDDLGAEKLGQRFARADQYLRDAGVYYRVYDKAGANEREWPLAHVPLLIEDNEWAAISAGLVQRAELFEETIADIYGPNRLIEKGILPAGLIAASPEYLRPVVGTTPAGGHYLHFCAFELGRGPDGQWWVLGDRTQAPSGAGFALENRVATTRALSDIYGEMHVHRLAGFFRRFRDALIGMARESDGRVAILTPGPLNETYYEHAYIARYLGIMLLEGEDLTVSGGRLMVRTVSGLMPISVLWRRLDAAFADPLELRSDSQIGTPGLVEAIRQGAVATVNALGSGLMETRALLAFLPKIARELRGEELLLPSVATWWCGQASERAHVLANIDRMVVGPALSTRLAFEDDGQTTLGSTLSAGERAELVARIERDGGAFVGQEAVTLSTTPVFVGGWLEPRPASLRVYLARTPEGWTVMPGGFARVGLSLDPTAIAMQRGGQAADVWVVSDRPVERETLLPQEGDSFTRTRPGSLPSRAAENLTWLGRYIERSEDTVRILRAYHVRLAETSDPDMPLLADIRDYLEPFGIDVETAIPLGLIGTLDSAVYSAGQIRDRFSPDGWLALKDLSKTIHQFAKTVAPGDDATRAMTVILRKLAGFSGLLHENMYRFAGWRFLEIGRRLERGIQIARTLSRLTDPKAPDGALDMMLEIGDSVMTHRRQYPVQAGRRTVIDLLALDPLNPRSILFQLERLKAEIGLLPSVGGEGHMSPAAKEILQLNTAIAIKEPSDMTAKALDELAYEIGGLYNSLAKAYFG; via the coding sequence ATGGCAAAGGGGAATCACAAGAGGATACGCGGCAAGCCGCAGATCCATAGCCTGCTGGAGCACTACCAGCCGATCGACGGCGTCGTCGACGAGATGGTCGACGCCGCAGGCAATCCCCGTCCGGTCTGGAAGCATTTCATCGAGGCGCTCGACGATCTCGGTGCCGAGAAGCTCGGCCAGCGTTTTGCTCGCGCCGACCAGTATCTGCGCGACGCCGGCGTCTATTACCGCGTCTATGACAAGGCCGGCGCCAATGAGCGCGAATGGCCGCTGGCGCATGTGCCGCTGCTCATCGAAGACAACGAATGGGCCGCGATCAGCGCCGGGCTCGTTCAGCGCGCCGAGCTGTTCGAGGAAACCATCGCCGATATTTATGGGCCAAACCGCCTGATCGAAAAAGGCATCCTGCCGGCTGGATTGATCGCCGCCAGCCCCGAATATTTGCGCCCTGTCGTGGGCACCACGCCGGCCGGCGGCCATTACCTGCATTTCTGTGCCTTCGAGCTCGGCCGTGGGCCTGACGGCCAGTGGTGGGTGCTGGGCGACCGTACGCAAGCGCCGTCGGGCGCCGGCTTCGCCCTGGAGAACCGCGTCGCCACGACGCGCGCGCTGTCCGATATCTATGGCGAGATGCATGTGCATCGGCTCGCCGGCTTCTTTCGCCGTTTCCGCGATGCGCTGATCGGCATGGCCAGGGAAAGCGACGGCCGCGTCGCCATTTTGACGCCGGGGCCGCTCAACGAAACCTACTATGAACACGCCTATATCGCCCGCTATCTGGGCATCATGCTGCTCGAAGGGGAGGACCTGACCGTTTCCGGCGGCAGGCTGATGGTGCGCACCGTTTCCGGCCTCATGCCGATCAGCGTGTTGTGGCGACGTCTCGACGCGGCCTTCGCCGATCCGCTCGAGTTGCGCTCGGATTCGCAGATCGGCACGCCGGGGCTGGTCGAGGCGATCCGCCAGGGCGCGGTTGCCACCGTCAATGCGCTGGGATCAGGGCTGATGGAAACACGGGCGCTGCTCGCCTTCCTGCCCAAGATCGCACGCGAATTGCGTGGCGAGGAGCTGCTCTTGCCGAGCGTCGCGACATGGTGGTGCGGGCAGGCGAGCGAACGCGCCCATGTGCTTGCCAATATCGATCGCATGGTGGTCGGCCCGGCGCTGTCGACGAGACTTGCCTTCGAGGATGATGGCCAGACCACGCTCGGCTCGACGCTGTCGGCCGGGGAGCGGGCCGAGCTGGTGGCGCGCATCGAACGCGATGGCGGCGCCTTCGTCGGTCAGGAAGCGGTGACGCTGTCGACCACACCGGTCTTTGTCGGCGGCTGGTTGGAGCCGCGGCCGGCGAGCCTGCGCGTCTATCTGGCGCGCACGCCCGAGGGCTGGACGGTGATGCCGGGCGGGTTTGCCCGCGTCGGCCTGTCGCTCGACCCGACGGCGATCGCCATGCAGCGCGGCGGCCAGGCGGCTGACGTCTGGGTGGTCAGCGACAGGCCCGTCGAGCGCGAGACGCTGCTGCCGCAAGAGGGCGACAGCTTCACCCGCACCAGACCGGGCAGCCTGCCCAGCCGCGCTGCGGAGAACCTCACCTGGCTCGGCCGCTATATCGAGCGTTCGGAAGACACGGTGCGCATCCTGCGCGCCTATCATGTGCGGCTGGCCGAAACCTCCGACCCGGACATGCCGTTGCTGGCCGACATCAGGGACTATCTCGAGCCGTTCGGCATCGACGTCGAGACGGCGATCCCGTTGGGGCTGATCGGCACGCTCGACAGTGCCGTCTACAGCGCCGGACAGATCCGCGACCGCTTCTCGCCCGACGGCTGGCTGGCGCTGAAGGACCTGTCGAAGACCATCCATCAGTTCGCCAAGACGGTGGCGCCGGGCGACGACGCGACACGGGCAATGACCGTCATCCTGCGCAAGCTCGCCGGCTTTTCCGGCCTGCTGCACGAGAACATGTACCGCTTCGCCGGCTGGCGTTTCCTCGAGATCGGCCGGCGGCTGGAGCGCGGCATCCAGATCGCCCGCACGCTGTCCCGGCTGACCGACCCCAAGGCGCCGGATGGCGCGCTCGACATGATGCTGGAGATCGGCGACAGCGTCATGACCCATCGCCGGCAGTATCCGGTGCAGGCCGGCCGGCGCACGGTGATCGATCTTCTGGCGCTCGATCCGCTCAATCCGCGCTCGATCCTGTTCCAGCTGGAAAGGCTGAAGGCCGAGATCGGCCTGTTGCCGTCGGTCGGCGGCGAGGGGCACATGTCGCCGGCGGCGAAGGAGATCCTGCAGCTCAACACGGCCATAGCCATCAAGGAGCCTTCGGACATGACGGCAAAGGCGCTGGACGAACTCGCCTATGAAATCGGCGGTCTCTACAACAGTCTCGCCAAAGCCTATTTCGGCTAG
- a CDS encoding nitrate reductase: MEIDAAREVRTTCPYCGVGCGVLAKVAADGQVSVRGDPDHLANFGRLCSKGSALAETIGLDGRLLHPEIHGRRTGWNEALDIVASTFSQTIAEHGSDAVAFYVSGQLLTEDYYLANKLMKGFVGSANIDTNSRLCMASSVAGHRRAFGSDTVPGTYEDLERADLIVLVGSNVAWCHPVLYQRIAAAREKRPEMKIVLVDPRRTMTSDIADMHLAIAPDGDVALFTGLLAWLGQHNALDRAYITAHTTGFGQALFAASALDLAGVAAATGLSEDELGGFYSLFAATAKTVTVYSQGVNQSSSGTDKVNAIINCHLATGRIGKPGAGPFSVTGQPNAMGGREVGGMANMLAAHMEIENPEHRDRVQRFWNAPGIAQKPGLKAVEMFQGVADGRIKALWVMATNPVDSMPDADAVEAAIKACPFVVVSDVLASTDTVRHAHVRLPAAAWGEKDGTVTNSERRISRQRSFLSAPGEARPDWWIIAEVARRMGFGEAFAHETPAEIFGEHAALSGFENDGGRDFDIGAYAGIDSVSYASLEPFQWPAPSQGTPLWPAGHIPRKGGDQPSLLPSPIVNVSERVAGPKLPISPLEGGEEWSAQRTESQLLGFPNDERPERQRRAGTGRTEGGDQARHLQQANGTTERDPTRFFANGHFYTADRKARFIAIRPTTETRTTPDFPLILNTGRIRDHWHTMTRTGKSPRLSQHIAEPFVEIHPLDAQHHGIGDADIVRISSPRGDVLVRALITPRQRQGSVFAPMHWTDQFAAKGRLDALTAPLIDPVSGQPALKHVAARIEKFAAKAFAFAVMRRRPEAIAADYWAVARCRGGWRVELAFANDDADWTAFAGSLFEAPSTEMLAYHDRDAGQHRIAAFDGEHLTGALFVARGPVAVSRGWAAEQLEEVQASQRERFRIVAGRAGAERPDAGATVCSCFSVGANQIVAAVAAGCTTVEAIGGALKAGTNCGSCRSEIRALIQASRVQAAE, encoded by the coding sequence ATGGAGATCGACGCAGCACGCGAGGTGAGGACCACCTGCCCCTATTGCGGGGTGGGCTGCGGCGTGCTGGCGAAGGTCGCCGCGGACGGGCAAGTGTCCGTCCGCGGCGACCCCGATCATCTCGCGAATTTCGGCCGGCTGTGCTCCAAGGGCTCGGCACTGGCCGAGACCATCGGCCTCGACGGCAGGCTGCTCCATCCCGAAATCCACGGCCGCCGGACAGGCTGGAACGAGGCGCTCGACATCGTCGCCTCGACCTTCTCCCAGACCATTGCCGAGCACGGGTCGGATGCGGTCGCCTTCTATGTCTCGGGCCAGTTGTTGACCGAGGATTATTACCTCGCCAACAAGCTGATGAAGGGTTTTGTCGGCTCGGCCAACATCGACACCAATTCGCGGCTCTGCATGGCCTCGTCCGTCGCCGGCCACCGCCGCGCCTTCGGCTCCGACACGGTGCCGGGAACCTACGAGGATCTGGAACGCGCCGATCTCATCGTGCTGGTCGGATCCAACGTCGCCTGGTGCCACCCCGTGCTCTACCAGCGCATCGCCGCCGCGCGGGAAAAGCGGCCGGAGATGAAGATCGTGCTGGTCGATCCGCGCCGCACCATGACATCTGATATCGCCGACATGCATCTGGCGATCGCGCCCGATGGCGACGTCGCCCTGTTCACCGGCCTGCTTGCCTGGCTCGGCCAGCACAATGCGCTCGACCGCGCCTATATCACGGCGCACACAACCGGCTTCGGGCAAGCTCTTTTCGCCGCATCGGCGCTTGACCTTGCCGGGGTTGCCGCTGCCACAGGCCTCAGCGAAGACGAGCTCGGCGGTTTCTACAGCCTGTTCGCCGCGACCGCGAAGACGGTCACCGTCTACAGCCAGGGCGTGAACCAGTCGTCGTCCGGCACCGACAAGGTCAACGCCATCATCAACTGCCATCTCGCCACCGGCCGCATAGGCAAACCGGGAGCCGGCCCGTTCTCGGTGACCGGCCAGCCCAACGCCATGGGCGGCCGCGAGGTCGGTGGCATGGCCAACATGCTCGCCGCCCATATGGAGATCGAAAATCCCGAACACCGCGACCGCGTCCAGCGCTTCTGGAATGCGCCCGGCATCGCGCAAAAGCCCGGGCTGAAGGCCGTCGAGATGTTTCAAGGCGTGGCCGACGGGCGCATCAAGGCGCTGTGGGTCATGGCCACCAACCCGGTCGATTCGATGCCGGACGCGGACGCCGTCGAAGCAGCAATCAAGGCTTGCCCGTTCGTCGTGGTTTCGGATGTGCTGGCCAGCACCGACACTGTCCGTCACGCCCATGTCCGGCTGCCCGCCGCCGCCTGGGGCGAAAAGGACGGCACCGTCACCAACTCCGAGCGCCGCATCTCGCGCCAGCGGTCGTTTCTGTCGGCGCCCGGCGAGGCGAGGCCCGACTGGTGGATCATCGCGGAGGTGGCGCGGCGGATGGGTTTTGGCGAGGCGTTCGCGCACGAGACGCCGGCGGAGATCTTTGGCGAGCACGCCGCGCTGTCGGGGTTCGAGAATGATGGTGGGCGGGACTTCGATATTGGGGCTTATGCCGGAATTGATAGTGTAAGCTACGCATCGCTTGAGCCATTCCAATGGCCAGCGCCGAGCCAAGGCACCCCCCTCTGGCCTGCCGGCCATATCCCCCGCAAGGGGGGAGATCAGCCCTCATTGCTGCCTTCCCCAATCGTCAACGTTTCGGAAAGGGTGGCAGGTCCGAAACTGCCAATCTCCCCCCTTGAGGGGGGTGAGGAGTGGTCCGCGCAGCGGACGGAAAGCCAATTGCTTGGCTTTCCGAACGACGAACGCCCGGAGCGACAGCGAAGGGCTGGCACCGGTAGGACAGAGGGGGGCGATCAAGCTCGACATTTGCAACAAGCGAACGGCACGACCGAACGCGATCCCACCCGTTTCTTCGCCAACGGCCATTTCTACACAGCCGACCGCAAAGCCCGCTTCATCGCCATCCGTCCCACCACGGAAACCCGCACCACCCCCGACTTCCCGCTCATCCTCAACACCGGCCGCATCCGCGACCATTGGCACACGATGACGCGCACCGGCAAAAGCCCGCGCCTGTCCCAGCACATCGCCGAGCCCTTTGTCGAAATCCATCCCCTGGACGCACAGCACCACGGCATCGGCGACGCCGACATCGTGCGTATCTCCAGCCCGCGCGGCGACGTACTGGTCCGCGCCCTGATCACGCCACGCCAGCGCCAAGGCAGCGTCTTCGCGCCGATGCACTGGACCGATCAGTTCGCGGCAAAAGGCCGGCTCGACGCATTGACCGCACCGCTCATCGATCCGGTCTCAGGCCAGCCGGCGCTGAAACATGTCGCGGCCCGCATCGAGAAATTTGCCGCAAAGGCCTTTGCGTTCGCCGTGATGCGCCGCCGTCCCGAGGCGATTGCCGCTGACTACTGGGCGGTTGCCAGGTGCCGGGGCGGATGGCGGGTTGAACTTGCCTTTGCCAACGACGACGCCGACTGGACAGCCTTCGCCGGCTCGCTCTTCGAGGCCCCCTCGACCGAAATGCTCGCCTATCACGACCGCGACGCCGGCCAGCACCGCATCGCCGCCTTCGACGGTGAGCACCTCACGGGTGCTTTGTTCGTCGCCCGGGGCCCGGTCGCGGTATCGCGCGGCTGGGCGGCCGAACAGCTCGAAGAGGTCCAGGCCAGCCAGCGCGAGCGCTTCAGGATCGTCGCCGGTCGTGCCGGTGCCGAACGGCCGGACGCGGGCGCCACCGTCTGCTCCTGTTTCAGCGTCGGAGCCAACCAGATCGTGGCGGCAGTGGCAGCCGGCTGCACAACCGTCGAAGCCATCGGCGGCGCGCTGAAGGCCGGCACCAATTGCGGCTCCTGCCGGTCGGAGATCCGCGCCCTCATCCAGGCGAGCCGCGTTCAAGCGGCCGAGTGA
- a CDS encoding YciI family protein, producing the protein MLYAILCYASEDVVSSWSKAQDDEVMANLINVQDKYAKAGRLGPVARLLPTTAATTLRKVKGEAVVIDGPFAETKEQFLGFYTLECADLDEAVEFARELSEVNPSGGSYEIRPVSVFNPTGVAV; encoded by the coding sequence ATGCTCTACGCCATCCTCTGCTATGCCTCCGAAGACGTCGTCAGCTCCTGGAGCAAGGCGCAGGACGACGAAGTCATGGCCAATCTCATCAACGTTCAGGACAAATACGCCAAAGCCGGCCGGCTTGGCCCGGTGGCGCGGCTTTTGCCGACGACGGCGGCGACGACGCTGAGGAAAGTGAAAGGCGAAGCGGTCGTCATCGACGGGCCCTTCGCCGAGACAAAGGAGCAGTTCCTCGGTTTCTACACGCTCGAATGCGCCGATCTCGACGAGGCCGTCGAATTCGCCCGTGAGCTGTCCGAAGTTAACCCGAGCGGCGGATCCTATGAGATCCGGCCGGTCTCGGTGTTCAATCCCACCGGGGTTGCCGTATGA
- a CDS encoding glycosyltransferase family A protein — protein sequence MKAVSVVIPAYNAAATIATTLASLGSEAEVIGEVLLVDDASTDNTADVARQAAAQLALPLRVLPAECRNAGGARNVALAQALHPWVYLIDADDLHLQGGLRALLRQAENQPKAGMIVGAYRRRVNGQDRQIKIPNGYQAACLANASAYVKGDIRSVAVGSVLASRQLIGDTRFPKGLAYDEDTLFWARLMSKASLAMTPQPVMVYEVSPARSDDRFAINPVRRFLEWRRELRTLTDCSIPVSALKTREGLLALKIARVHYARGDLDIAARFLAVAAAAPKRRSEAWRCLRYRLKLAVRRRLSAPKIELQSVL from the coding sequence TTGAAAGCGGTCAGCGTCGTCATCCCTGCCTACAATGCGGCGGCCACGATCGCGACAACGCTGGCGTCGCTTGGCAGCGAGGCCGAGGTCATCGGCGAGGTCCTGCTTGTCGACGATGCATCGACTGATAATACGGCTGATGTCGCACGGCAGGCAGCGGCGCAATTGGCTTTGCCGCTGCGTGTGCTGCCGGCCGAATGCCGCAACGCCGGCGGTGCCCGAAACGTGGCGCTGGCGCAGGCGCTCCATCCCTGGGTGTATCTGATCGACGCCGACGATTTGCATCTTCAGGGCGGATTGCGCGCGCTGCTGCGGCAGGCGGAGAACCAGCCGAAAGCCGGTATGATCGTTGGCGCCTACCGGCGGCGGGTGAACGGCCAGGATCGCCAGATCAAGATTCCGAACGGCTACCAGGCTGCGTGCCTGGCAAATGCTTCGGCCTATGTGAAAGGCGACATACGCTCCGTCGCCGTGGGCAGCGTGCTGGCATCCCGGCAACTGATCGGCGATACACGGTTTCCGAAGGGCCTTGCCTATGACGAGGACACGCTGTTCTGGGCGCGGCTGATGAGCAAAGCTTCGCTGGCCATGACACCGCAACCCGTCATGGTCTATGAGGTTTCGCCAGCCCGTTCCGACGACCGCTTTGCAATCAACCCGGTGCGGCGCTTCCTGGAATGGCGCCGGGAATTGCGCACGCTCACCGATTGCAGCATCCCGGTCTCGGCGCTTAAGACCAGGGAGGGGCTTCTCGCCCTCAAGATCGCCCGCGTTCACTATGCGCGCGGCGACCTGGACATCGCCGCGCGCTTCCTGGCAGTGGCCGCCGCCGCGCCAAAGCGGCGGTCGGAAGCCTGGCGCTGCCTGCGCTACAGGCTCAAGCTCGCGGTGCGACGGCGGCTGTCGGCTCCGAAGATAGAACTGCAAAGCGTCTTGTAG
- a CDS encoding L-piperidine-6-carboxylate dehydrogenase produces MTIAKETAELLAKLGVAKDALVGGDLIVRSPVTGEQIAALKTISPADAAKTIDAAHKAFQSWRLVPGPKRGELVRLLGEELRAHKAELGRLVSIEVGKIPSEGLGEVQEMIDICDFAVGLSRQLYGLTIATERPGHRMMETWHPLGVVGVISAFNFPVAVWSWNAALALVCGDAVVWKPSEKTPLTALACEAIFKRAVKRFGADAPQGLAPVLIGDRAVGEILVDHPKVPLVSATGSTRMGRDVGPRLAKRFARAVLELGGNNAGIVCPTADLDMALRAIAFGAMGTAGQRCTTLRRLFVHESVYDALVPRLKKAYQSVSVGNPLETSSLVGPLIDKAAFDAMQKALTEAAAHGGKVAGGARVENGHPDAYYVHPALVEMPKQVSPVTEETFAPILYVMKYSDFDAVLDEHNAVGAGLSSSIFTRDLQESERFLGVDGSDCGIANVNIGTSGAEIGGAFGGEKETGGGRESGSDAWKAYMRRATNTVNYSKALPLAQGVSFDID; encoded by the coding sequence ATGACCATTGCGAAGGAAACGGCCGAGCTTTTGGCGAAACTGGGTGTGGCCAAGGACGCACTTGTCGGCGGCGACCTGATCGTGCGCAGTCCGGTGACGGGCGAACAGATCGCGGCGCTGAAGACCATCTCGCCGGCCGATGCGGCCAAGACCATCGATGCCGCGCACAAGGCGTTCCAGTCCTGGCGGCTGGTGCCCGGCCCGAAGCGCGGCGAACTGGTGCGGCTGCTCGGCGAGGAATTGCGTGCGCACAAGGCCGAGCTTGGCCGGCTGGTGTCGATCGAGGTCGGCAAGATCCCGTCCGAGGGGCTCGGCGAAGTGCAGGAGATGATCGACATCTGCGATTTCGCCGTCGGTCTGTCCCGGCAATTGTATGGCCTGACCATCGCCACCGAGCGTCCGGGCCATCGCATGATGGAAACCTGGCATCCGCTCGGCGTGGTCGGCGTCATTTCCGCCTTCAACTTCCCGGTCGCGGTATGGTCGTGGAATGCGGCACTGGCGCTGGTCTGCGGTGACGCGGTGGTGTGGAAGCCGTCGGAAAAGACGCCACTGACGGCGCTTGCCTGCGAGGCGATCTTCAAGCGCGCCGTCAAGCGTTTCGGCGCTGACGCGCCGCAGGGGCTGGCGCCAGTACTGATCGGCGACCGCGCCGTCGGCGAGATCCTGGTCGACCATCCCAAGGTGCCGCTGGTTTCGGCCACCGGCTCGACCCGCATGGGCCGCGACGTCGGCCCGCGCCTGGCCAAGCGCTTTGCGCGCGCCGTGCTGGAGCTCGGCGGCAACAATGCCGGCATCGTCTGTCCGACCGCCGATCTCGACATGGCACTGCGCGCCATCGCTTTCGGCGCCATGGGCACGGCTGGCCAGCGCTGCACGACCCTGCGGCGCCTGTTCGTGCATGAGAGCGTCTACGATGCCTTGGTGCCGCGTCTGAAGAAGGCCTATCAGAGCGTCTCGGTCGGCAATCCGCTGGAGACCTCTTCGCTGGTCGGGCCGCTGATCGACAAGGCCGCCTTTGACGCCATGCAGAAGGCGCTGACGGAAGCCGCCGCCCATGGCGGCAAGGTGGCCGGCGGCGCACGCGTCGAGAATGGCCACCCGGATGCCTATTATGTGCATCCGGCGCTGGTCGAGATGCCGAAGCAGGTGTCGCCGGTGACCGAAGAGACCTTCGCGCCGATCCTCTATGTGATGAAATATTCCGACTTCGACGCCGTGCTCGACGAGCACAATGCGGTGGGTGCGGGCCTGTCGTCGTCGATTTTCACCCGCGACTTGCAGGAATCCGAGCGTTTCCTCGGTGTCGACGGTTCGGACTGCGGCATCGCCAACGTCAATATCGGCACGTCGGGCGCCGAGATCGGCGGTGCTTTCGGCGGCGAAAAGGAGACCGGCGGCGGCCGCGAGAGCGGCTCCGATGCGTGGAAGGCCTATATGCGGCGTGCCACCAACACGGTGAACTATTCCAAGGCGCTGCCGCTTGCCCAGGGCGTGTCGTTCGACATTGACTGA
- a CDS encoding RNA polymerase sigma factor, producing the protein MTELAWISSAISAARPQAMGALLRYFRDLDTAEEAFQDACLRALKNWPQNGPPRDPAAWLIFVGRNSGIDAVRKRAKQAPMPEEDQISDLEDAESDIAERLDGAHYRDDILRLLFICCHPDLPATQQIAVALRIVSGLSVKQIARAFLVGESAMEQRITRAKARIADAGVPFETPGAVERSERLAAVAAMVYLIFNEGYSTNSGEAPARAPLCEEAIRLARLLLRLFQTEPEIMGLTALLLLQHARAPARFDEDGEIVLLEDQDRGLWSRKMIDEGLALVDKALRHRKPGPYQVQAAIAALHARAEKAEDTDWVEIDLLYGLLEQMQPSPVITLNRAVAVSKIRGPEAALAMIEPLEERLSGYFHFFGLKGGLLMQLDRGEEARVAFDRAIALANTAVEAAHIRMHIDRLMKDGAVRVPAKKAN; encoded by the coding sequence ATGACCGAACTTGCCTGGATCAGCTCCGCGATCAGCGCCGCCCGCCCGCAGGCAATGGGAGCGCTGCTGCGCTATTTCCGCGATCTCGATACGGCGGAGGAAGCTTTCCAGGATGCCTGTCTCAGGGCCTTGAAGAACTGGCCGCAGAACGGGCCGCCGCGCGACCCGGCGGCCTGGCTGATCTTCGTCGGCCGCAACAGCGGCATCGACGCGGTGCGCAAGCGCGCCAAGCAGGCGCCGATGCCGGAAGAGGACCAGATCTCCGATCTGGAGGATGCCGAGAGCGACATCGCCGAGCGGCTGGACGGCGCGCATTATCGCGACGACATATTGCGGCTGCTCTTCATCTGCTGCCATCCGGACCTTCCGGCAACGCAGCAGATCGCGGTCGCGCTGCGCATCGTCTCCGGTCTCAGCGTCAAGCAGATCGCGCGCGCCTTCCTGGTCGGCGAAAGCGCCATGGAGCAGCGCATCACCCGCGCCAAGGCGCGCATCGCCGACGCCGGCGTGCCGTTCGAGACGCCGGGCGCGGTCGAACGCTCCGAGCGGCTCGCCGCGGTGGCGGCGATGGTCTACCTGATCTTCAACGAAGGCTATTCGACCAACAGCGGCGAGGCGCCGGCCCGCGCGCCGCTGTGCGAGGAAGCGATCCGGCTCGCCCGGCTGTTGCTGCGGCTGTTCCAGACCGAGCCGGAGATCATGGGGCTGACGGCGCTGCTTTTGCTGCAGCATGCGCGCGCCCCGGCCCGTTTCGACGAAGACGGCGAGATCGTGCTGCTCGAGGACCAGGATCGCGGCCTGTGGAGCCGCAAGATGATCGACGAGGGGCTGGCGCTTGTCGACAAGGCGTTGCGCCATCGCAAGCCCGGTCCCTACCAGGTGCAGGCGGCAATCGCTGCTTTGCATGCCCGGGCAGAGAAGGCCGAGGACACCGACTGGGTGGAGATCGACCTCCTCTACGGGCTGCTCGAACAGATGCAGCCGTCGCCCGTCATCACGCTCAACCGCGCGGTGGCGGTCTCCAAGATACGCGGCCCGGAGGCGGCGCTTGCCATGATCGAGCCGCTGGAAGAAAGGCTTTCCGGCTATTTCCACTTCTTCGGCCTCAAGGGCGGGCTGCTGATGCAGCTCGACCGGGGTGAGGAGGCGCGGGTCGCCTTCGACCGCGCCATCGCGCTGGCCAACACGGCGGTGGAAGCGGCCCATATCCGCATGCATATCGACCGTTTGATGAAAGACGGCGCCGTGCGCGTGCCGGCGAAAAAGGCCAACTGA